The Kluyvera intermedia genome window below encodes:
- the hemA gene encoding glutamyl-tRNA reductase: protein MTLLALGINHKTAPVALRERVTFSPDSLDQALESLLAQPMVQGGVVLSTCNRTELYLSVEEQDNLHEAIVRWLCDYHGLNEEELRQSLYWHQDNDAVSHLMRVASGLDSLVLGEPQILGQVKKAFADSSRGHVNASSLERMFQKSFSVAKRVRTETDIGASAVSVAFAACTLARQIFESLSTVTVLLVGAGETIELVARHLREHHVQKMLIANRTRERAQVLADEVGAEVIALSDVDERLKEADIIISSTASPLPIIGKGMVERALKARRNQPMLLVDIAVPRDVEPEVGKLANAYLYSVDDLQNIIQHNLAQRKAAAVQAETIVEQETSEFMAWLRAQSASDTIREYRSQAETVREELTAKAIAALENGGDPQIIMQDLARKLTNRLIHTPTKSLQQAARDGDDERLHILRNSLGLE from the coding sequence ATGACCCTTTTAGCTCTTGGCATTAATCACAAAACAGCCCCGGTAGCGCTGCGAGAACGAGTGACGTTTTCGCCGGATTCGCTTGACCAGGCGCTGGAGAGCCTTCTGGCTCAGCCAATGGTCCAGGGGGGCGTGGTTCTGTCGACCTGTAACCGCACTGAACTTTACCTGAGCGTAGAAGAGCAAGATAACCTCCACGAGGCTATCGTACGCTGGCTGTGCGACTATCACGGTCTGAATGAAGAAGAACTGCGCCAAAGCTTGTATTGGCACCAGGATAACGACGCCGTCAGCCATCTGATGCGCGTTGCCAGCGGTCTGGATTCGCTGGTGCTGGGTGAGCCGCAGATCTTAGGTCAGGTTAAAAAAGCGTTTGCCGATTCCAGCCGTGGCCATGTTAACGCCAGCTCGCTGGAACGCATGTTCCAGAAATCGTTCTCTGTCGCCAAGCGGGTGCGCACTGAAACGGATATCGGTGCCAGCGCGGTATCGGTAGCGTTTGCTGCCTGTACGCTCGCGCGACAGATTTTTGAATCACTCTCAACGGTCACCGTGCTGCTGGTTGGCGCAGGTGAGACCATTGAACTCGTGGCGCGCCATTTGCGCGAGCATCACGTACAAAAAATGTTGATTGCCAACCGTACGCGTGAACGTGCGCAGGTGCTGGCAGATGAAGTCGGGGCGGAAGTGATTGCCTTGAGCGACGTCGACGAACGGCTGAAAGAAGCCGACATCATCATTAGTTCTACCGCCAGTCCGCTGCCGATTATTGGCAAAGGCATGGTCGAGCGCGCCCTGAAAGCACGACGTAACCAGCCGATGTTGCTGGTGGATATTGCCGTACCGCGCGACGTTGAACCGGAAGTCGGAAAGCTTGCTAACGCCTACCTGTACAGCGTTGACGACCTGCAAAACATTATTCAGCATAACCTGGCACAGCGAAAAGCTGCCGCAGTGCAGGCTGAAACGATAGTGGAGCAGGAAACCAGTGAATTCATGGCCTGGCTGCGCGCGCAAAGCGCCAGCGATACCATCCGTGAATATCGCTCTCAGGCTGAAACAGTGCGTGAAGAACTTACCGCGAAAGCGATTGCTGCGCTCGAAAACGGCGGCGATCCACAGATCATTATGCAAGATCTGGCGCGCAAGTTAACCAACCGCCTGATCCACACGCCAACCAAATCTCTTCAGCAGGCTGCCCGTGACGGGGATGATGAACGCCTGCATATTCTGCGCAACAGCCTCGGGCTGGAGTAG
- the prfA gene encoding peptide chain release factor 1 produces MKPSIVAKLEALYERHEEVQALLGDAATIADQDRFRALSREYAQLGDVSRCYTDWRQVQEDIETAQMMLDDPEMREMAQEELQEAKAREEELEQQLQVLLLPRDPDDERNAFVEVRAGTGGDEAALFAGDLFRMYSRYAESRRWRVEIMSANDGEHGGYKEVIAKISGEGVYGRLKFESGGHRVQRVPATESQGRIHTSACTVAVLPEVPEAELPDINPADLRIDTFRSSGAGGQHVNTTDSAIRITHLPTGIVVECQDERSQHKNKAKAMSVLGSRIRAAEIARRQQAEASERRNLLGSGDRSDRNRTYNFPQGRVTDHRINVTLYRLDEVMEGKLDMLIEPIVQEYQADQLAALSDTE; encoded by the coding sequence ATGAAGCCTTCTATTGTTGCTAAACTGGAAGCTCTCTACGAGCGCCATGAAGAAGTTCAGGCGCTGCTTGGAGACGCGGCGACTATCGCCGATCAAGACCGTTTCCGGGCGCTGTCGCGTGAGTACGCGCAGTTGGGCGACGTTTCCCGTTGTTATACCGACTGGCGCCAGGTTCAGGAAGATATTGAAACCGCGCAGATGATGCTCGACGATCCTGAAATGCGCGAAATGGCGCAGGAAGAATTGCAGGAAGCGAAGGCCCGCGAAGAAGAGCTGGAACAACAGCTGCAGGTACTGTTGCTGCCGCGCGATCCGGACGATGAACGCAATGCCTTCGTGGAAGTCCGCGCCGGTACTGGCGGTGATGAAGCCGCGCTGTTTGCCGGCGACCTGTTCCGTATGTATAGCCGTTATGCCGAATCACGCCGCTGGCGTGTGGAAATTATGAGCGCTAACGATGGCGAACATGGTGGTTATAAAGAAGTGATTGCCAAAATCAGCGGCGAAGGTGTTTATGGCCGACTGAAGTTTGAGTCTGGCGGTCATCGCGTGCAGCGTGTTCCGGCTACCGAATCGCAGGGCCGTATCCATACCTCTGCCTGTACAGTCGCGGTACTGCCAGAAGTCCCTGAAGCGGAACTGCCGGATATCAATCCGGCGGATCTGCGCATTGATACCTTCCGCTCCTCGGGCGCGGGCGGTCAGCACGTTAACACCACCGACTCGGCGATTCGTATTACCCACTTGCCTACCGGCATCGTGGTGGAATGCCAGGACGAACGTTCACAGCATAAAAACAAAGCCAAAGCGATGTCGGTGCTGGGTTCGCGTATTCGTGCGGCTGAAATCGCCCGTCGCCAGCAGGCTGAAGCCTCTGAGCGTCGTAACCTGCTGGGCAGCGGCGACCGTAGCGACCGTAACCGTACCTATAACTTCCCGCAGGGGCGTGTTACCGATCACCGCATCAACGTGACGTTGTACCGTCTGGATGAAGTGATGGAAGGCAAGCTCGATATGCTGATCGAGCCTATCGTTCAGGAATATCAGGCCGATCAGCTGGCTGCGCTGTCCGACACGGAATGA
- the prmC gene encoding peptide chain release factor N(5)-glutamine methyltransferase: protein MTFRQWLQQAVSALASSESPKRDAEILLQHVTGKARTYILAFDETPLSVSQFDTLAGLLARRANGEPVAHLVGTREFWSLPLFVSPVTLIPRPDTECLVEQALAHLPSAPCQILDLGTGTGAVALALASERPDCQLTAVDFIADAVVLAKRNAANLGIANITILQSDWFSALNGQRFTMIVSNPPYIDEQDEHLAQGDVRFEPKTALVAAEQGLADLAHIIKFGRQHLETGGFMLLEHGWKQGAAVRELFHAAGYQSAETCRDYGDNDRLTLAQWLGEPEVCQ from the coding sequence ATGACTTTTCGACAGTGGCTACAGCAGGCAGTATCAGCGCTGGCATCGAGCGAAAGCCCGAAGCGCGATGCTGAAATCTTGCTGCAACATGTGACCGGCAAGGCGCGTACCTATATTCTGGCCTTTGATGAGACTCCTTTGAGTGTTTCACAGTTTGATACGCTGGCGGGGCTGTTAGCTCGCCGCGCCAACGGTGAACCGGTAGCTCATCTGGTGGGGACGCGTGAATTCTGGTCACTGCCGCTGTTTGTCTCTCCCGTGACGCTGATTCCACGTCCGGATACCGAATGCCTGGTTGAGCAGGCGCTGGCGCATTTGCCGTCAGCGCCTTGCCAGATCCTTGATTTAGGCACCGGTACGGGTGCCGTGGCGCTGGCGCTGGCGAGTGAACGTCCTGATTGCCAGCTCACCGCAGTCGATTTTATCGCCGATGCGGTGGTACTGGCTAAGCGCAACGCTGCGAATCTTGGCATCGCCAATATCACGATTTTGCAGAGCGACTGGTTCAGTGCGCTGAACGGGCAACGTTTTACGATGATTGTGAGTAATCCGCCGTATATCGACGAACAAGATGAACATCTCGCCCAGGGCGACGTGCGTTTTGAGCCGAAAACCGCATTGGTTGCGGCCGAGCAAGGTCTGGCTGACCTCGCGCATATCATCAAGTTTGGCCGTCAGCATCTGGAGACGGGGGGATTTATGCTGCTGGAGCACGGCTGGAAGCAGGGCGCTGCAGTGCGTGAATTGTTTCATGCCGCGGGCTATCAGTCTGCTGAAACCTGCCGTGACTACGGTGACAACGATCGCCTGACGCTGGCGCAATGGTTGGGCGAGCCAGAGGTTTGCCAATGA
- a CDS encoding SirB2 family protein, with product MSLFLWVLYLHIGSAIFSVTFFALRFWWKHHQNVLLDARWVRVLPHAVDSVLLLSGVALMVMTRYFPFTEGGTWLTEKLFGVIIYIFLGFVALGRRRPRSQQSGFIAFLLALVVLCIIVKLAITKVPLLG from the coding sequence ATGAGTTTGTTTTTGTGGGTGCTCTATTTACATATTGGGTCAGCCATTTTTTCCGTGACCTTTTTTGCGTTACGCTTTTGGTGGAAACATCACCAGAATGTATTGCTTGATGCGCGCTGGGTGCGTGTATTACCGCACGCCGTTGACAGCGTTTTGCTGCTAAGCGGTGTCGCGCTGATGGTGATGACGCGCTATTTTCCCTTCACCGAAGGGGGGACATGGCTGACGGAGAAACTGTTTGGCGTTATCATTTACATCTTTTTGGGGTTTGTCGCGTTGGGACGTCGTCGTCCGCGCAGTCAGCAGAGCGGATTTATTGCCTTTCTGCTGGCGTTGGTGGTGTTGTGCATCATCGTTAAACTCGCCATCACTAAAGTTCCGTTGTTGGGGTAA
- the sirB1 gene encoding invasion regulator SirB1, whose protein sequence is MKSLADFEFNKAPLCDGMILISEMIRDDFPSQKVREQLECLVALAREEISPSWTLTRQMERLIELFYHEWKFGDSSGVYRLSDALWLDQVLKNRQGSAVALGAVVLCIASQLDIPVVPVIFPTQLLLRADVDDEELWLINPFNGDTLDEHTLEVWLKGNVSPMAELFNEDLDEADNAEVIRKLLDTLKSALMEERQMELALGASQTLLQFNPEDPYEIRDRGLIYAQLECEHIALSDLNYFVEQCPEDPISEMIRAQINTISHKQITLH, encoded by the coding sequence ATGAAGTCACTGGCTGATTTTGAATTTAATAAAGCGCCGTTATGCGATGGCATGATCCTTATTTCTGAAATGATACGTGATGATTTCCCGTCGCAAAAGGTGCGTGAGCAGCTTGAGTGCCTGGTGGCACTGGCGCGTGAAGAGATAAGCCCTTCCTGGACGCTGACGCGTCAGATGGAGCGCCTGATTGAGTTGTTCTATCATGAGTGGAAATTTGGCGACTCCTCCGGGGTATACCGTTTATCGGACGCCTTATGGTTGGATCAGGTGCTGAAAAATCGTCAGGGCAGTGCGGTGGCGCTAGGGGCTGTCGTGCTGTGTATTGCCAGCCAACTCGATATTCCCGTCGTGCCGGTGATTTTCCCGACCCAGTTACTGCTGCGTGCCGATGTGGATGACGAAGAGCTGTGGCTCATTAACCCGTTTAATGGCGACACGCTTGACGAGCATACGCTGGAAGTCTGGCTCAAGGGCAACGTTAGCCCGATGGCTGAACTGTTCAATGAAGACCTCGATGAGGCGGATAACGCTGAGGTTATCCGCAAACTGCTCGATACATTGAAATCGGCGCTGATGGAAGAGCGTCAGATGGAGCTGGCGTTAGGTGCAAGCCAGACGCTGTTGCAGTTTAACCCGGAAGATCCGTATGAAATTCGCGATCGTGGGCTTATCTATGCACAGCTGGAATGTGAGCACATTGCCCTGAGTGATTTGAATTATTTCGTTGAACAATGTCCGGAAGATCCGATAAGCGAAATGATCCGTGCGCAAATTAACACTATCTCGCACAAGCAAATTACGCTTCACTAA
- the kdsA gene encoding 3-deoxy-8-phosphooctulonate synthase — protein MKEKVVSIGDIKVANDLPFVLFGGMNVLESRDLAMRICEHYVTVTQKLGIPYVFKASFDKANRSSIHSYRGPGLEEGMKIFQELKQTFGVKIITDVHEASQAQPVADVVDVIQLPAFLARQTDLVEAMAKTGAVINVKKPQFVSPGQMGNIVDKFIEGGNDQIILCDRGANFGYDNLVVDMLGFGVMKKSSNNSPVIFDVTHALQCRDPFGAASGGRRAQVAELARAGMAVGIAGLFIEAHPDPDNARCDGPSALPLNKLEPFLKQMKAIDDLVKGFDELDTSK, from the coding sequence ATGAAAGAAAAAGTGGTTAGCATTGGTGACATCAAAGTAGCAAACGATCTGCCGTTTGTTTTGTTTGGCGGCATGAACGTGCTGGAGTCTCGCGACCTGGCGATGCGTATTTGCGAGCACTACGTGACCGTGACCCAGAAACTGGGTATTCCATACGTATTCAAAGCTTCATTTGATAAAGCCAACCGTTCCTCTATCCACTCTTACCGTGGCCCAGGCCTGGAAGAAGGGATGAAAATTTTCCAGGAACTGAAGCAGACCTTCGGCGTGAAGATCATCACCGACGTTCACGAAGCAAGCCAGGCGCAGCCGGTTGCCGACGTGGTTGACGTTATCCAGCTTCCCGCGTTCCTGGCTCGCCAGACAGACCTGGTTGAAGCAATGGCGAAAACGGGCGCGGTCATTAACGTGAAGAAGCCGCAGTTTGTGAGCCCGGGCCAGATGGGTAATATCGTCGACAAGTTTATTGAAGGCGGTAACGACCAGATTATCCTGTGTGACCGCGGTGCGAACTTCGGTTATGACAACCTGGTAGTCGACATGCTGGGCTTTGGCGTGATGAAAAAATCCTCCAATAACTCCCCGGTTATCTTCGACGTGACCCACGCATTACAGTGCCGTGACCCGTTTGGCGCAGCGAGCGGCGGTCGTCGTGCGCAGGTGGCTGAATTGGCTCGTGCGGGTATGGCGGTCGGTATTGCCGGTCTGTTTATCGAAGCGCATCCCGATCCGGACAACGCGCGTTGCGATGGCCCGTCCGCGTTGCCGCTGAATAAGCTGGAACCTTTCCTGAAGCAAATGAAAGCTATCGACGACCTGGTTAAAGGCTTCGATGAGCTGGATACCAGCAAATAA
- the chaA gene encoding sodium-potassium/proton antiporter ChaA, protein MTHAHEAVKTRHKESSLIFPIVALAILFFWGNSASLPVVIAINAMALVGILSSAFSVVRHADVLAHRLGEPYGSLILSLSVVILEVSLISALMATGDAAPTLMRDTLYSIIMIVTGGLVGFSLLLGGRKFATQYMNLFGIKQYLIALFPLAIIVLVFPTALPGANFTIGQSLLVALISAAMYGVFLLIQTKTHQSLFIYEHEDDSDDDDPHHGKPSAHSSLWHALWLIVHLIAVIAVTKMNANPLETLLTSMNAPVAFTGFLVALLILSPEGLGALKAVLNNQVQRAMNLFFGSVLATISLTVPVVTLIAYMTGNELMFGLGMPEMIVMVASLLLCQISFSTGRTNVLNGAAHLALFAAYLMTIFA, encoded by the coding sequence ATGACCCACGCACATGAGGCGGTGAAAACTCGCCATAAGGAGTCGTCGCTTATTTTCCCGATAGTGGCCCTGGCAATCCTGTTCTTCTGGGGGAACAGTGCGTCATTGCCAGTGGTTATTGCGATAAACGCAATGGCGCTCGTCGGTATTCTCAGCAGTGCCTTTAGCGTTGTACGACACGCGGATGTATTAGCACACCGCCTGGGAGAACCCTACGGTTCTCTAATTCTAAGTCTTTCTGTGGTTATCCTTGAGGTTAGCCTGATATCCGCATTAATGGCGACGGGTGATGCCGCCCCTACCCTGATGCGTGATACGCTCTACTCCATTATTATGATCGTCACTGGCGGTTTAGTGGGTTTCTCGTTATTGCTCGGTGGCCGTAAATTTGCCACGCAATATATGAATCTGTTCGGTATCAAACAATATTTAATTGCGCTGTTTCCCCTGGCCATCATTGTGCTGGTGTTCCCGACCGCATTGCCGGGCGCAAACTTTACCATCGGCCAATCGCTGCTGGTTGCCCTTATTTCAGCCGCCATGTATGGCGTATTCCTGCTGATTCAGACTAAAACACACCAGAGTTTATTCATCTACGAGCATGAAGACGACAGCGACGATGATGACCCGCATCACGGTAAACCGTCCGCTCACAGCAGTCTTTGGCACGCATTGTGGTTGATTGTCCATCTTATTGCAGTTATCGCCGTCACCAAGATGAACGCGAATCCATTAGAAACGTTGCTCACCAGCATGAACGCGCCGGTGGCCTTTACCGGTTTCCTGGTTGCGCTGCTGATTCTGTCACCGGAAGGTCTTGGGGCACTCAAAGCGGTACTGAATAACCAGGTACAGCGCGCAATGAACCTGTTCTTTGGTTCGGTGCTGGCGACCATTTCACTGACGGTACCGGTGGTTACGCTGATTGCCTATATGACCGGTAATGAATTGATGTTTGGTCTGGGGATGCCGGAGATGATCGTGATGGTTGCCTCACTGCTACTGTGCCAGATCTCCTTCTCGACCGGACGAACCAACGTGCTAAACGGCGCGGCGCACCTGGCGCTGTTTGCCGCGTATCTGATGACGATATTTGCCTAA
- a CDS encoding gamma-glutamylcyclotransferase — translation MLTRDFLMRADCTTAFGAIEESLLWSAEQRAASQAAMLACRPDNGPVWIFGYGSLMWNPALNFCESVTGTLMGWHRAFCLRLTAGRGSACQPGRMLALKEGGRTTGVAYRLPDDEIENELSLLWKREMITGCYLPTWCQLSLDDGRTVTALVFIMDPRHPLYESDTSVQVIAPLIARASGPLGTNAQYLFSLEQELDKLGMPDDGLNELIGKVRHLVGGINPPGVA, via the coding sequence GTGTTAACGCGTGATTTCTTAATGAGGGCGGATTGTACAACGGCATTTGGTGCCATTGAAGAGTCGCTCCTCTGGTCTGCTGAACAACGTGCGGCGTCGCAGGCAGCCATGCTGGCCTGTCGGCCAGATAATGGCCCAGTGTGGATTTTTGGTTATGGTTCGCTGATGTGGAACCCGGCGCTTAATTTTTGCGAATCGGTGACCGGTACGCTGATGGGCTGGCATCGTGCCTTCTGTTTGCGTCTGACGGCCGGGCGCGGAAGCGCTTGCCAGCCAGGGCGAATGCTGGCGCTGAAAGAGGGCGGACGCACCACAGGGGTTGCCTACCGTCTTCCAGATGACGAAATCGAAAATGAGCTGTCGCTACTTTGGAAACGCGAGATGATCACCGGCTGCTACTTGCCGACCTGGTGCCAGTTGAGTCTGGACGATGGGCGCACGGTGACCGCGCTGGTGTTTATTATGGATCCGCGTCATCCCCTTTATGAATCCGATACCAGCGTGCAGGTGATTGCCCCACTTATTGCACGTGCCAGCGGCCCGTTGGGTACCAATGCGCAATACCTGTTCTCACTAGAGCAGGAGCTTGATAAGTTGGGAATGCCGGACGATGGGCTCAATGAACTGATTGGTAAAGTGCGTCATCTGGTGGGTGGAATAAATCCGCCGGGCGTAGCGTAA
- a CDS encoding DUF1883 domain-containing protein: protein MAMVKASLTLFGGDTVVVRCSERCHIHLMSTQKNTGSHNTDILSVQNEEKAYLTVPYSGTWNVLIDSHSQSLEHSISYVAA from the coding sequence TTGGCGATGGTTAAGGCAAGTTTGACATTATTTGGTGGGGATACGGTGGTGGTACGTTGCTCAGAGCGTTGCCATATTCATTTAATGAGTACGCAAAAGAACACCGGGAGTCACAATACCGATATTTTGAGCGTTCAGAACGAAGAAAAAGCCTATCTCACCGTACCCTACAGCGGGACGTGGAACGTGTTGATTGATAGCCACAGCCAGTCTCTTGAACATTCTATCAGCTACGTGGCTGCATAA
- a CDS encoding DsrE/DsrF/TusD sulfur relay family protein: MQRIVIIANGAAYGSESLFNSLRLAIALREQQDDLQLQLFLMSDAVTAGLRGQKPAEGYNIQQMLEILVAQGVAVKLCKTCTDGRGISALPLIEGVEIGTLVELAQWTLAADKVLTF, from the coding sequence ATGCAACGTATCGTCATTATCGCCAACGGGGCTGCTTACGGCAGCGAATCTCTGTTTAACAGCCTTCGGTTGGCTATCGCTTTGCGGGAGCAACAAGACGACCTTCAATTGCAGCTTTTTTTAATGTCTGACGCGGTCACCGCCGGTCTACGCGGGCAAAAACCGGCCGAAGGCTACAACATTCAACAGATGCTGGAGATACTCGTAGCCCAGGGCGTTGCAGTGAAACTGTGCAAAACCTGTACCGATGGGCGCGGCATTAGCGCATTGCCGCTGATTGAAGGTGTGGAAATTGGCACGCTGGTTGAACTGGCGCAGTGGACGCTGGCGGCAGACAAGGTGCTGACCTTCTAA